The proteins below come from a single Oncorhynchus masou masou isolate Uvic2021 unplaced genomic scaffold, UVic_Omas_1.1 unplaced_scaffold_1165, whole genome shotgun sequence genomic window:
- the LOC135529495 gene encoding general transcription factor 3C polypeptide 1-like: MDPLDIVTDEVALEGLDGVTIPSLWIRLEKRNPAFPRNLDSCTKEFIWKSLVSNHEVDFFELPQERADVVLVDRFADIDPDTGIQEASHWDRVDSYPVQILLEDKSGIQGSCVFFKERRNVTPIIRTTNLTPCVTLEDAFKRWGRKLVMVASQRLRFRVLIGDGGDPDLKLTDHSYCILERVGRARWQGELQRDLHSCSFKTDPRKMHYLRKSLTQNDLITMQSHVLRLASGAQQHSILLLLKRFHVDRRSKYDILMELTSNLLSEAPNHTASMITLRDQL; this comes from the exons ATGGATCCGCTAGACATAGTAACGGACGAAGTGGCGTTGGAGGGACTGGACGGGGTTACTATCCCCTCTCTGTGGATTCGGTTGGAAAAGAGGAACCCCGCTTTCCCACGGAATCTTGACTCGTGTACTAAAGAGTTCATTTGGAAATCCTTGGTCTCGAACCACGAAGTCGACTTCTTCGAGCTGCCGCAAGAGAGAGCGGACGTCGTGCTCGTCGACCG GTTTGCAGACATAGATCCAGACACGGGGATTCAGGAAGCATCCCATTGGGACAGAGTGGACTCCTACCCTGTCCAGATCTTATTGGAGGATAAGAGTGGAATCCAGGGCTCGTGTGTCTTCTTCAAGGAGAGGAGAAACGTCACCCCAATCATCCGCACCACCAACCTGACGCCATGTGTAACGTTAGAGGACGCCTTCaaaag gtggGGGAGGAAGCTGGTAATGGTGGCCTCCCAGAGGTTAAGGTTCAGGGTGTTAATAGGTGACGGAGGAGACCCGGACTTGAAGCTGACTGACCACTCATACTGTATCCTGGAGAGGGTGGGGAGGGCCCGCTGGCAGGGAGAGCTACAGCGAGACCTGCACTCCTGCTCATTCAA GACGGACCCGAGGAAGATGCACTACTTGAGGAAGTCTCTGACACAGAATGATCTGATCACCATGCAGTCTCATGTCCTCAGACTGGCCAGCGGAGCACAGCAACACTCCATACTGCTCCTGCTCAAACGCTTCCACGTCGACCG gcgTAGTAAGTATGATATCCTGATGGAGttgacctctaacctcctgtcagAGGCGCCCAACCACACAGCCTCCATGATCACACTACGAGACCAACTG